The window AACATTGTGACTCAAGAGATGGTTCGTTCAATGAATAAAGATCCATTCATCTTTGCGATGGCTAATCCAAATCCAGAGATTATGCCAGAAGATGCTTTGGAAGGTGGGGCTTTAGTCGTTGGAACGGGACGCTCTGATTTTCCAAATCAAATTAATAACGTGTTAGCATTCCCAGGTATTTTTAGAGGCGCTTTAGATGCCCGTGCAACGAAAATTAATGAAGAAATGAAATTAGCGGCAGCTATGGCAATCGCTTCATGTGTTCCTGAAGAAGAACTACGTGCAGATTTCATTATTCCTTCACCATTTGATCCAAAAGTAGCTGAACGTGTGGCAGATGCAGTCAAAGAGATTGCAAAGAAAACTGGCGTATCTCGCTTAGCATAAGATTTTCTTATCTTATATCTATGAAAAGTTTTTTAATAAGAAGAAAAGCAATACGATAATTCGCATTAGTTTCAGTTTTAGAATGAAAAAAAGTAAATTACATCATTTTTTACTTATAAAATTTTAATAAAATATCTATTACTTGTTAAAGTAGAATAGTTATTAAAATTACAATAAAAAATGCAGTTATTATAAACTGCATTTTTTTGTTGTAAAAGCTATTTATAGTATTATACTTGATGCTTTAAAAATAATTCATTGTTCTAATCTCTTCTAAGTAATAGCGAGGATGCAAGGTATTTCCGCGGCAATAATCGTTAAAAATTCCCTTTTGATATAAAATATAAATAATCTTACAAAAAAGGAGGAACTATTTGTGTTAGCTAATTATTTAGACAGAGGCTTTCCAACTTTTTTTTATGGTATTATACTCGCCATAGTGATGATTCCGTTATTTTTAGGAGTAAAGATTCTACTGGGTAAAAAGAATTCTATTACACCTTTAAATACGATCGCTGAGGTAGCTTGGGTGGCAATTGTTCTATCTATTCTTTCGATTACAGGAATCCTCGGTGGCCAATTCGGAACTACTTCTTTGATAGAAGGTACTGCTGTTATTAGCTTTGATTTCTTAGCAGAAGGATTAAGTACGGCTACTATTTTAAATATTATCTTATTCATTCCATTTGGATTTCTTTCTGCTATTGTCTTTAAAAGAAGTCAAACAAAGTGGATTTACGGTATTTTAATAGGTCTTTTATTTACGTCTCTAATTGAATTCCTTCAAACGTTTACTGGACGATTTGTTCAAATTGACGATATTATTATGAACACCCTTGGTACATATCTTGGGTATACGTTATGTATCTATGGATTAAAATTTAAACCATTGAAACGAATCACTGATTAATAGCCTTTTAATCTCATTAGTAGAGAATTAAATGATGATTTTGATTCTACTTCAATTTTACTAAACTCAACCCCTAATTTATTCTTATCATAATAAAAGCTCGTCTAATTGACGAGCTTTTATTTTAAGTTAATCTCTTTGTAAACTTTTCCATCAAAAGTTTTTACTTTGAATGAATCATGATCTATCACTCCATATGAGTTCGGATGATTTTCTTTAGGTAAAGTTGTTGATCCTGGATTTAACATGTAGACTCCGTCTTGCTGTTTTAATACCGGTACATGAATATGACCAAAAATAAATACATCACCTTCGACTAGCGAACTCGGAAGTTTTGCATCATTATAAAGATGACCGTGAGATACCATTAGCTTTCTATTTTTTAATGGAATGATATTATAGTCAGCCATCATAGGAAATTCTAGTACCATTTGATCGACTTCACTATCACAGTTTCCACGAATGGCAATAATTTTATCTTTCACGCTGTTTAATAACTTAATTACAATCTGTGGATTATAATCTTGTGGCAGTGGATTTCTTGGTCCATGATACAATAAATCTCCAAGTAACACTAAATAATCAGCTTTCTCTTCTTCAAAACGTTCTAACACTTTTTTAGCCCAATAAGCTGATCCATGAATATCTGAGGCAAACATTAATTTCATCGATTTCACTCCCTATTTTATGTCTATCTTTATTATAACAAGAAGTCCTGATGATTTACTCTTTTTTAAGAAAAAAGCCTAATATTTTAGTCATTTAAAGAATCATAAAAAAAAAAACCCCAGTAGAACTGGTGGTTTTCTCTGCGGCTGAAAGCCTTTGTTACCGGCCAGGGCCAAAGGCCCTCTGAATCGGTTTCCCTTCTGCACCACTTTTACTCACCGATCCTAAAAGGATCTCTTATTTTTTCTTTGGATTTTTTTGTCCTGTAAATGGATCATATTCTTCAAATAATGTTAACTGATCTGCTATCTGATCTTCTCGAAGTTGATCTCTGATGTATTGTTCTATTCTCTGTCTATTCCTGCCTACTGTATCGACATAATATCCTCGGTACCAAAATTTTCGATTTCCATATCGATACTTTAAATGGGCATGTCTATCAAAAATCATTAAGCTACTTTTTCCTTTTAAATAGCCCATAAATGCCGATACACTCAATTTTTGAGGAATACTTATTAACCTATGAATATGATCACGACATGCATTTGCTTCGATAATTTCTACACCTTTTCTTTGACAGAGTTCTCTAATGATTTGTCCAATACTCGCTTTATATTTTCCATAAATAGCTTGTCTTCTATATTTTGGCGCAAACACTAGATGATATTTACAATTCCAAGTTGTATGTGCTAAACTGTTGTTGTCCTTCATGGATAAACCTCCTAATGTATTAATAAAGTGGTCGGGAAACCTTTTTTATCTTATACATTAGGAGGTTTTTTTATATTTATTACCACGCTAAAAGCTTTTTAGAACCACCCGCATAGCAGGTGGTTTTCATTTATACAAAAAAAGATGGATACTCCTATTTTTAGGTTATCCATCTTTTTTATTAACTCACTCTTCTGCTTCCCCTCAGAAGAGTAACAGACTTTATGTTATACTCCCTAACTGTCTAATTAATTATATATACAAATTATAACAAGCTCATGTAACGTTTTAATTCCCAATCATGAACAGCTAAACGATACTCATCGTATTCTGCATGTTTAGCTTCAACAAATTTTTCAAAAATATGATTTCCTAACGCATTTTTAATGACTTCATCTTGTTCTAATAACATTAAAGCTTCTGATAATGTTCCTGGTAAAGCTGTAATTGAATGTGCATCTAATTCTTCTTGAGTCATTTCAAAAATATTTTCCTCAACTGATGCAGGAGGCGTTAATTTATTTTTAATTCCATCAAGTCCTGCTGATAAAATAGCAGCTAATGCTAAGTATGGATTCGCTGATGGATCAACTGAACGTACTTCTAAGCGGGTTCCCATTCCACGAGATGCCGGTACACGTACTAATGGTGAACGATTAGATGGTGACCATGCCACGTAAACTGGTGCCTCATAACCTGGTGTTAAACGTTTATAAGAGTTAACTGTTGGATTAGAGATTGCTGTAAAATGACGAACATGTTTTAAAATTCCCGCCATGAAATGATAAGCTGTTTCACTTAATTTTAATTCTCCCTCAGGATCATAGAACGCATTTGATCCATCTTCGTTAAATAAAGAGACATTACAGTGCATTCCTGAACCATTAATTCCTGCAATTGGTTTTGGCATAAATGTTGCATATAATCCATGTTTACGTGCAATTGATTTTACAACTAATTTAAATGTTTGGATTTTATCACATGCCGCTAATACATCATCATATTTGAAGTCAATTTCATGTTGACCTGGAGCAACTTCATGGTGAGATGCCTCGATTTCAAATCCTAATCTTTCAAGTTCAATGACAATATCACGACGGCAGTTTTCTGCTAAGTCTAATGGTGCAAAATCAAAGTATCCACCATGATCATTTAATTCTCTTGTTGGCATTCCGTTTTCATCTAATTTAAATAAGAAGAATTCAGCCTCTGGCCCTAAGTTAAACTTAGCAAATCCTAACTCTTTCATTTCTCCTAAAACACGGCGTAAATTAGAGCGTGGATCCCCAGCAAATGGTGTTCCATCAACATTATAAACATCACAAATTAAGCGTGCAATTTTCGCTTCTCCTGGTGTCCAAGGGAAGATTAACCATGTGCTTAAGTCTGGATATAAATGCATATCACTTTCTTGAATACGCGTAAATCCTTCAATTGATGATCCATCAAACATCATTTGATTATTTAATGCTTTTTCTAATTGAGATAAAGGAATTTCAACATTTTTAACAACCCCAAATAAGTCCGTAAACATTAAACGAATAAAGTTTACCCCTTCTTCATGTGCATTACGTAAGATTTCCTCTTTTGTTAAGTTTACCATCATGACACTCCTCCTCATCATTCACAATGAATGATATTTCTCTGATGAATCGATGCCTATCTTCCTTTTTTTAATTAAATCTACAAAGATCAAATCAAAAAAAGGCTCATTAAACAAGTGTTAAACTTAACACGCTGTTTAATGAACCCCATTGTTCACATCGAATCGTTAAATTATTATTTTATAAAGACGCCGTTGTCTATATTTCCATTATATGTTATTTTTTATTAAAAATCAACTATTTTTTATAGCTTTTAATAATTCTTTCTGAAAGCTCTAACTTACTAATACGTAACTCCATGCTTCGTTTTTGAATGTAACGGTGTGCTTCATCTTCAGTCATCTTTTCGTGTTGTTGTAACGCACGTTTAGCTAAGCGGATTGTTTTTTCATTCATTTTTTCTTTTTCTAGTTGATTAACTTTTGACTCAAGCTGACGAACCGTTTGTCCATATTTACTTAAGACATGCAACATCGTTGTTAATACAATGGACTGAACAGGTTTCTCACAAAATTCAAAATACGGGTCTTGACGATAATAAAACTTCTGATAAGACTTCCCAACTAATAAAACGGCTTGTCGTTCATGAATTAACGTCTCCACCAAGGACACGATACTCATGCCTGGTAAATCTTCATCTACAATCACAACTTCGGGTGATAACGCCTTTGACCGCCGAATTAAGTCATATCCATCTGTTGATATCCCAACGATTTCATAACCACTATTCATGACTTGAGATCTAATTGATGATACTAACTTATCTGATTGCGACGCAATAATAACACGATCTCCCATAAATCCACCCTTTTCTCACCCTACAAACAATTTACATTTTCTCACAGTAAGTTTATTGTTATCTCATATTCTGACAATTAAATCCCATTTCAAAATAACTTACTCATCATTATAATGCCGTCAAACACTTTATTTGTCAATATTTCAAACAATCAAAAATGTAAAAAAATAGAAATTTACATTTCATCTCCTATATATAAACAGAAATGTATTTTATAATGCTACACCAGTCTTAGTTGGTAAGCCGCTTTAATATTAAGGCATCCTATAGTCCAGCTAAAAGTTTTCCCATATGAAAAACTTATCTGGACTTATATATATAACAAAAGGAACCGCAAAAAGTCGATTCCTTTTAAGTTTTAGATTATTTTGTTAACCAGCTTTCATCACTTGGATTTTGACGCCATGCTGATAATTTTGCAATTGATTCTGGTGAGATTTTTCCGATTTCAGCTGCTACTTCAACTAATGTTTGATAGTTACATAATGAAACATTTTTGCATGATGCAGCTTCTAAGTTTTTTAATCCTGTTTCTAATTCATAAGAGAAAATTGAAACAATTCCTAATACTTCACATCCTAATTCACGTAAAACTTCAACTGCTTCAATTGAAGATTTTCCTGTTGAAATTAAATCTTCAACAACAACAACTTTCATTCCTTCTTTAACTAAACCTTCTACTTGGTTTCCACGTCCATGTTTTTTAGCTGATGAACGAACATATCCCATTGGTAAGTCTAATTGATCAGCCATAATTGCTGCATGAGGAATTCCTGCTGTTGCTGTTCCCATTAACATTTCACATTCTGGATAATGTTTTTTAACGATCTCACATAATCCCGCTTCAATATCACGGCGAACTTCTGGATATGATAACGTTAAACGATTATCACAATAAATTGGTGATTTAATTCCTGATGTCCATGTAAATGGATTTTCCGGACGTAATAAGACTGCATTGATATTTAATAAATGTTTAGCGATTGTTTGTTTCATAACGATTCTCCCTTTATATATAATCAAATTTTTTATCCTAAAAATTGCTTGTTAATTAATCGATAAGTTTCAACTGGATTTGGTGATTTTGTAATTGAACGTCCAACAACAATATAATCTGATCCTAATTCACGCGCCTTTTCTGGTGTGACGACACGTTTTTGATCATCCGTACTGTCGCTTGCCTGACGAATTCCAGGTGTACATGTGACAAAATCTAATCCTAATTTTTCATGAATTTCTTTTGTTTCTAATGCTGAACAGACAATTCCGTCTAACCCAGCTTCTTTTGTTAACTGTGCATATTTTAAAACTGTGTTTGGCAATGTTTCATGAATTAAAATTTGCTCTTTCATGATTTCTTCTGTTGTTGAAGTTAATTGAGTCACGGCAATACATAATGGACGTTGTTTACCTTCTGGCGTTCCTTCAATTAACCCTTCCATCGCCGCTTTCATCATTGGTACCGTTCCTGCTGCGTGAACATTTACCATATCCACCCCTAAGCGCGCTAAGTTTTTCATCGCACTTTTTACTGTATTTGGAATGTCATGCAATTTTAAATCTAAGAAAATTTTATGATTTTTTTCTTTTAAATAATTAATAATTTGAGGACCTTCGGCATAAAACAGCTCCATCCCAACTTTAACATATAACGATTCTTCAAATTGATCGATAAATGCTTTTGTCTCTTCAAAGTTTTTAAAATCTAACGCGATGATTACTGCCTTATTCATATCAAAATTCCTCCTTAATCATTGCTTTAATTCTAGTAACCTCATCTGATGTTTATAAAATTCGAAAGAGTACTAATATCTAAGCGTAGCTTTCAGCCTCTTATACAAAAAAATCCTCTTTTAGCCCGATCGTATGCTAAAAGAGGATACACGAATTCCATAAAACAGATAGGAAATATTTTTAATATAAACGTGTTCTTCTCAGCCTCACGGGACCGAATTAAAGCTTTCTCAAGTAATTATAGAAGATACCCTATTTTTTGTCAACTATTCAAATTAGTTAATTCAAAAATTATCCATACTCAACATAACTTGTAAAAGCAAAAGAGGATTAGAGCAATTTCTCCCTCTCTTTTGATTGATTTACTTATGTGCATGTCCAATCGCATCACTTAATGTTTCAAATCCATACTTGTCTAAAACTTCTGGTAAACGATCGATAATATCAACACAAACATATGGATTAATAAAGTTAGCTGTTCCTACTGCTACCGCACTTGCTCCTGCATATAAAAACTCTAAAACATCTTCTGCTGTTTCAATGCCACCCATCCCGATAATTGGAATGTTAACAGCTTTATAGACATCATAAATCATACGAAGTGCGACTGGTTTAATAGCTGGTCCTGATAATCCACCTGTTCCATTTGCTAAGATTGTTTTTCCTGTTTTTAAATCAAAACGCATCCCAAGTAAGGTATTAATCATCGTCAATCCATCTGCTCCCGCTGCTTCAACTGCCTTCGCAATTTCTACGACATTAGTGACATTGGGAGAAAGCTTAATGTAAACCGGCACACTTGAAACTTCTTTAATCGCTTTCGTTAATTCCGCCGCTACTTTAGCATCCGTTCCAAAAGCAATTCCACCTTCTTTAACGTTTGGACATGAAATGTTAATTTCTAATGCAGCAACATTTGGTGCTTTAGAAATTTTTTCAGCAACTGTAACGTATTCTTCTAATGTTTTACCTGCAACGTTCGCGATAATTGGTAAATCGTATTGTTCTAAAAAAGGTAACTCTCGTTCCATCACGACATCCACACCTGGATTTTGTAATCCAATCGCATTTAACATTCCACCTGGTGTTTCAGCAACGCGTGGTGTTTTGTTTCCTACACGTGGTTCTTCAGTCGTTGCCTTAATCATAATTGATCCTAGACGTGATAAATCATAATATTCTGCAAATTCACGTCCAAATCCAAAACATCCTGATGCTGGAATAATTGGATTTTTAAGTTCTAATCCTGGTAATTTAACTGCTAAACGATTCATTATAATGTAACCTCCCCAAGCTTGAATACCGGTCCTTCTTTACAAACACGTGCCATTTTTCCATTATTTAATTGACAAACGCAGGCATAACATGCCCCAATTCCACAGGCCATACGTTCTTCAAATGATAAATATCCTTTTTTACTTTGACCAAATTGTTGTTCAATCACTTTTAGCATCACTTTTGGTCCACATCCGTAAATCCAGTCGAAGTTTAATTGCTTTTCATTCATTAATTCCACAACATTCCCTTTGAAACCATGGCTTCCATCCATTGTTGCGATATGTACATCTGCATAAGCTTTAAATTCTTCTTCATAAAAAACATCACAAGCGGAGGCAAATCCTAAAACAGCAATAACTGAATGACCTTTTTCATGTAATCTTTTCGCCATTTCATACATTGGAGGCACTCCAATTCCTCCACCTACTAGTACAACTGTTTCATTTGCTTTCACTTCTTCAATATCAAATCCAGTTCCAAGTGGTCCTAAAATATCGACGGTTTCACCTGCCTGTTTTTGAGAAAGAAGGGTTGTTCCCTCACCTTCTGCACGATAAATAACCGTAAATTGATTGCGTTCATGATCAATGTCACAAATAGAGATAGGACGTCTTAAAAGAGGATACGCCACTTCATTAATTTTGATATTCACAAACTGTCCAGGTTGTAACATCGCTTGAACTAAATCTCCACTTAAAACTAATTCATAAATATTTTTAGCAATTGATTGTTGACTTACAATCGTCATATTCTGTACCTTACGCATGAATGATCCCCTTCCTCCAACTAAACTTCTATGACTGAAACGATCACTTATTGAAGATGACATCACTTAGGATGTCACCTTTATAAATGAGTGGCTAAACTTGATTAACTAAAATACTAGCTATGATACGATAGCTTTTTATTCATTACTTAAATTGAAGCATCAATCGCAAAGCTCATCGATTCTAATACTTTATAAACGGCACGAGCTGTATCTAATGATGTTAAACATGGAATATTATTTTCAACGGCCTCACGACGAATTAAGAATCCGTCTGTAATGCGATCTTTTTTACTTACTGAGAACGTGTTAATGACAAATTGAACTTGTTGTCCACGAATAACATCTAAAACGGTACGTCCTTCTTCTCCAATTTTAGCGATTGGAACAGCGTAAATTCCATGTTCATGTAATAGTTTGCATGTTCCTTCTGTTGAAATTAACTCATATCCAATTTCAGTGAATTGACGAGCTAATTCCACTGCCTCTTCTTTATCTTTATTTCCAATGGTGAATAAGATACGTCCATGAGTTGGCATCTTCATTCCTGCGGCAACTAATGCTTTGTATAATGCCTTTTCAAGTGTACGATCTTTCCCAATTGCCTCTCCCGTTGACTTCATTTCTGGCCCTAAAGAAATATCAACTTTACGTAATTTAGAGAATGAGAACACTGGTGCTTTCACATAGACTCCTTCAGAATGTGGATGATAACCTGTTTCATATCCTTGAGCAACTAATGACTGTCCTAAGATCGCTTTTGTTGCGATGTTCGCCATTGGTACATTTGTAATTTTACTTAAGAATGGAACCGTACGCGATGAACGTGGGTTAACTTCTAATACGTAAACATCTTCTTCTTTCGTCACAACAAATTGAATATTTAAAAGTCCAACAATCGTTAAACCACGAGCGATACGTGTTGTATAGTCAATTAATTTATCCATCACTTCTTTTGATAATGTTTGAGGTGGATAAACAGCCATTGAATCTCCTGAGTGAACACCCGCACGTTCAATGTGTTCCATAATTCCAGGAATGTAGACATTCTCACCATCTGAAATCGCATCAACCTCTACCTCTTTACCTGTTAAGTAACGGTCGATTAAGATTGGGTTTTCTCCGTTTTCTTTTAATGCTTCTTTCATGTAGCGTTCAATCTCAGCATCGTTATCGATAATCTCCATCGCACGTCCACCTAATACGTATGAAGGGCGTAATAATACTGGATATCCAATGCGATTAGCAATTTCTTTTGCGCCTTCAACTGATTGGCACGTTGCTCCTAATGGTTGAGGAATTTCTAAATCTTTTAATAATTTTTCAAATTGATCACGATCTTCTGCACGATCAATATTTTCTAACGATGTTCCTAAAATTTTAATTCCACGCTCTTGTAACTTAGATGCTAAGTTAATCGCTGTTTGTCCCCCAAACTGAACAATAACACCTTCTGGTTGTTCTAAGTCAATGACATGCATAACATCTTCAATCGTTAATGGTTCAAAGTATAATTTATCTGAAATTGAGAAGTCTGTAGACACTGTTTCTGGATTATTGTTAATAATAATTGCTTCATATCCTGCTTGCTGGATGGCCATCACACAGTGTACAGTCGCATAATCAAACTCAACCCCTTGTCCAATACGAATTGGTCCCGATCCTAATACAACAACACTTGGTTTATCTGTACGTTTTGATTCATTGTATGTTTCATACGTTCCATAGTAATAAGGTGTTTTTGATTCAAATTCAGCACTACATGTATCTACCATTTTGTAAACAGGAACTAAAGATCTTTCTTTTCGGAAGTTATAAACTTCTAATTCAGTCGTGTTCCAATATTTTGCGATCGTAATATCTGCAAATCCCATACGTTTAGCTTGTCCTAAAATATCTAGGTTCCATGGGTTTTCTTTAATTACTGATTCAAAATCAATAATTCCTTTTAGTTTTGTTAAGAAGAATAAATCAATTTTTGTGACTTCATGAATTTCTTCAATGGATGTATTTCGACGAATTAATTCACTGATCACGAATAAACGCTCATCATCTGCATATTTTGTTCGTTTCCATAACACCTCTTCTGACTCATCTTTTAATGACTCTAACTCCACATGATAAACTTTCGTTTCTAATGAGCGAACAGCTTTTAATAATGACTCTTCAAAATTACGTCCAATGGCCATAACCTCTCCTGTTGCTTTCATTTGTGTTCCTAAACGACGATTGGCTGAGTTAAATTTATCAAACGGCCAGCGAGGAATTTTAGCAACCACATAATCTAAAGCGGGTTCAAAGCATGCATAAGATACCCCTGTTACTG of the Turicibacter sp. TJ11 genome contains:
- a CDS encoding dihydroorotate dehydrogenase — its product is MNRLAVKLPGLELKNPIIPASGCFGFGREFAEYYDLSRLGSIMIKATTEEPRVGNKTPRVAETPGGMLNAIGLQNPGVDVVMERELPFLEQYDLPIIANVAGKTLEEYVTVAEKISKAPNVAALEINISCPNVKEGGIAFGTDAKVAAELTKAIKEVSSVPVYIKLSPNVTNVVEIAKAVEAAGADGLTMINTLLGMRFDLKTGKTILANGTGGLSGPAIKPVALRMIYDVYKAVNIPIIGMGGIETAEDVLEFLYAGASAVAVGTANFINPYVCVDIIDRLPEVLDKYGFETLSDAIGHAHK
- a CDS encoding dihydroorotate dehydrogenase electron transfer subunit — protein: MRKVQNMTIVSQQSIAKNIYELVLSGDLVQAMLQPGQFVNIKINEVAYPLLRRPISICDIDHERNQFTVIYRAEGEGTTLLSQKQAGETVDILGPLGTGFDIEEVKANETVVLVGGGIGVPPMYEMAKRLHEKGHSVIAVLGFASACDVFYEEEFKAYADVHIATMDGSHGFKGNVVELMNEKQLNFDWIYGCGPKVMLKVIEQQFGQSKKGYLSFEERMACGIGACYACVCQLNNGKMARVCKEGPVFKLGEVTL
- the pyrE gene encoding orotate phosphoribosyltransferase, coding for MKQTIAKHLLNINAVLLRPENPFTWTSGIKSPIYCDNRLTLSYPEVRRDIEAGLCEIVKKHYPECEMLMGTATAGIPHAAIMADQLDLPMGYVRSSAKKHGRGNQVEGLVKEGMKVVVVEDLISTGKSSIEAVEVLRELGCEVLGIVSIFSYELETGLKNLEAASCKNVSLCNYQTLVEVAAEIGKISPESIAKLSAWRQNPSDESWLTK
- a CDS encoding ANTAR domain-containing response regulator; this translates as MGDRVIIASQSDKLVSSIRSQVMNSGYEIVGISTDGYDLIRRSKALSPEVVIVDEDLPGMSIVSLVETLIHERQAVLLVGKSYQKFYYRQDPYFEFCEKPVQSIVLTTMLHVLSKYGQTVRQLESKVNQLEKEKMNEKTIRLAKRALQQHEKMTEDEAHRYIQKRSMELRISKLELSERIIKSYKK
- the pyrF gene encoding orotidine-5'-phosphate decarboxylase; the encoded protein is MNKAVIIALDFKNFEETKAFIDQFEESLYVKVGMELFYAEGPQIINYLKEKNHKIFLDLKLHDIPNTVKSAMKNLARLGVDMVNVHAAGTVPMMKAAMEGLIEGTPEGKQRPLCIAVTQLTSTTEEIMKEQILIHETLPNTVLKYAQLTKEAGLDGIVCSALETKEIHEKLGLDFVTCTPGIRQASDSTDDQKRVVTPEKARELGSDYIVVGRSITKSPNPVETYRLINKQFLG
- a CDS encoding VanZ family protein, which produces MAIVLSILSITGILGGQFGTTSLIEGTAVISFDFLAEGLSTATILNIILFIPFGFLSAIVFKRSQTKWIYGILIGLLFTSLIEFLQTFTGRFVQIDDIIMNTLGTYLGYTLCIYGLKFKPLKRITD
- the yfcE gene encoding phosphodiesterase, which produces MKLMFASDIHGSAYWAKKVLERFEEEKADYLVLLGDLLYHGPRNPLPQDYNPQIVIKLLNSVKDKIIAIRGNCDSEVDQMVLEFPMMADYNIIPLKNRKLMVSHGHLYNDAKLPSSLVEGDVFIFGHIHVPVLKQQDGVYMLNPGSTTLPKENHPNSYGVIDHDSFKVKTFDGKVYKEINLK
- the glnA gene encoding type I glutamate--ammonia ligase, which produces MMVNLTKEEILRNAHEEGVNFIRLMFTDLFGVVKNVEIPLSQLEKALNNQMMFDGSSIEGFTRIQESDMHLYPDLSTWLIFPWTPGEAKIARLICDVYNVDGTPFAGDPRSNLRRVLGEMKELGFAKFNLGPEAEFFLFKLDENGMPTRELNDHGGYFDFAPLDLAENCRRDIVIELERLGFEIEASHHEVAPGQHEIDFKYDDVLAACDKIQTFKLVVKSIARKHGLYATFMPKPIAGINGSGMHCNVSLFNEDGSNAFYDPEGELKLSETAYHFMAGILKHVRHFTAISNPTVNSYKRLTPGYEAPVYVAWSPSNRSPLVRVPASRGMGTRLEVRSVDPSANPYLALAAILSAGLDGIKNKLTPPASVEENIFEMTQEELDAHSITALPGTLSEALMLLEQDEVIKNALGNHIFEKFVEAKHAEYDEYRLAVHDWELKRYMSLL
- the carB gene encoding carbamoyl-phosphate synthase large subunit, which encodes MPKRSDINRILVIGSGPIIIGQAAEFDYAGTQACQSLKEEGYEVILVNSNPATIMTDTEIADKVYMEPLTKEFLSKIIRKERPDAVLPSLGGQTGLNLVVELAEDGILRECGVEILGTDLAAIKKAEDRDMFRELMFELNQPIPESTIVNTVEEAVNFANEIGYPIIVRPAYTLGGTGGGIVDDEATLRTTVENGLNLSPVTQCLIEKSIAGYKEIEYEVMRDANDNAIVVCNMENFDPVGIHTGDSIVVAPSQTLADREYHMLRDVSLTIIRALGIEGGCNVQLALDPNSFNYYVIEVNPRVSRSSALASKATGYPIAKIAAKIAVGLTLDEIINPVTGVSYACFEPALDYVVAKIPRWPFDKFNSANRRLGTQMKATGEVMAIGRNFEESLLKAVRSLETKVYHVELESLKDESEEVLWKRTKYADDERLFVISELIRRNTSIEEIHEVTKIDLFFLTKLKGIIDFESVIKENPWNLDILGQAKRMGFADITIAKYWNTTELEVYNFRKERSLVPVYKMVDTCSAEFESKTPYYYGTYETYNESKRTDKPSVVVLGSGPIRIGQGVEFDYATVHCVMAIQQAGYEAIIINNNPETVSTDFSISDKLYFEPLTIEDVMHVIDLEQPEGVIVQFGGQTAINLASKLQERGIKILGTSLENIDRAEDRDQFEKLLKDLEIPQPLGATCQSVEGAKEIANRIGYPVLLRPSYVLGGRAMEIIDNDAEIERYMKEALKENGENPILIDRYLTGKEVEVDAISDGENVYIPGIMEHIERAGVHSGDSMAVYPPQTLSKEVMDKLIDYTTRIARGLTIVGLLNIQFVVTKEEDVYVLEVNPRSSRTVPFLSKITNVPMANIATKAILGQSLVAQGYETGYHPHSEGVYVKAPVFSFSKLRKVDISLGPEMKSTGEAIGKDRTLEKALYKALVAAGMKMPTHGRILFTIGNKDKEEAVELARQFTEIGYELISTEGTCKLLHEHGIYAVPIAKIGEEGRTVLDVIRGQQVQFVINTFSVSKKDRITDGFLIRREAVENNIPCLTSLDTARAVYKVLESMSFAIDASI
- the tnpA gene encoding IS200/IS605 family transposase — translated: MKDNNSLAHTTWNCKYHLVFAPKYRRQAIYGKYKASIGQIIRELCQRKGVEIIEANACRDHIHRLISIPQKLSVSAFMGYLKGKSSLMIFDRHAHLKYRYGNRKFWYRGYYVDTVGRNRQRIEQYIRDQLREDQIADQLTLFEEYDPFTGQKNPKKK